A genomic stretch from Mycosarcoma maydis chromosome 3, whole genome shotgun sequence includes:
- a CDS encoding uncharacterized protein (related to ALY2 - alpha arrestin) has translation MSPPASVTITQLEPVVFLRGQSSSGEDARGRRRPVNVDAPPSQLRGLVTLYLPKPSKIKEITISLKGTAKTDWPEGIGPNRVELVEEMSIFHQVISLYNAKHDKASAAPTRRRSNSVGPGIGLQQDVDWDYAAATANANASERPSPRSASVSSSRQASGSSRSEDERTKTPSGSGASGGSNLARQIAGAAAKAGTAMIPPTLRPDMGLARTKDPQPNSSRSRPPLHRTGSGTTSWTQYATSPDSRAATPAVSPSAHASNSYIGPVLSSSVSPSLPSSPSASFSDPRRPPAAQHQDLSRWHEYFALQGYERPPLYAPRSAPLQGYDTWPTEIPFESPPALEDAAAIPDQAASPSNSVASSAAPSVEATSMDRIAASSHDVPAPSSATIQVPGTSPPKPPTISASGPSASPARSIFHTQPPVIPRAKEQTVRFDPQSRIGHAPPSSTTVSTLSRISANKSAPSSLRSSVELQDNHIKAGKTKSSSKAGNDAKTKKPGFKMLINGLLKEPTADHKAHADDAAHPDSKEFKKGTYTYPICISLPSNLPPTLHADFGFNRYVLRTSVVRAGALTPNLMAEREVTLIHAPDEDTLEETDSIIVERCWEDLLSYMVVFSGKSFPIGQQIPLWLKFVPLGKVKIYRILATLEERTDYFAKGRRVARHEVPRKWTLMKVAHASATEPILPILSDSADALDNSPLAPMARAAAGEDQDSDALPSILDPTGPWELATELSIPACGTTRINLSTNHSKSNIAVHHLVRLSIRVGKSEGDWEVWNDSVGTSSSAAKNPPQLYDIIIEAPITLTSSHTATEWTALPNYWSLPAEPVDQDADRSAEADMPLRPGLPSPVLTSRTGMVGHAPAPLRSSTASNGSPVSTSPPMSRNPTQLSRRWLALSADHIESDGNNARTSNAPGGVASAPPPAYRPNARTGETTVASTSMNRSPSETVPPSGGSGSASAPSTASAYNVGLAH, from the coding sequence ATGTCTCCTCCTGCAAGCGTCACAATCACCCAGCTTGAACCTGTCGTCTTTCTTCGCGGCCAGTCATCTTCCGGAGAAGATGCTCGTGGTCGCCGTCGCCccgtcaacgtcgatgcTCCGCCATCCCAGCTGCGTGGTCTCGTCACCCTCTACCTCCCCAAACCCTCCAAGATCAAAGAGATCACCATCTCTCTCAAAGGTACAGCTAAAACCGACTGGCCAGAAGGTATTGGTCCCAACCGTGTTGAACTCGTCGAAGAAATGTCTATTTTCCATCAAGTCATCAGTCTCTACAACGCCAAGCATGACAAGGCAAGTGCTGCTCCAACTCGACGCAGAAGCAACTCGGTCGGGCCAGGCATTGGTCTGCAACAAGACGTCGATTGGGACTATGCTGCCGCCACCGCAAATGCGAACGCCTCGGAAAGACCGTCGCCCAGATCTGCAtccgtctcgagctcgcgtcAGGCTAGCGGCTCCAGTCGATCCGAGGACGAACGGACGAAAACCCCGAGCGGCAGTGGGGCAAGCGGAGGCAGCAACTTGGCTCGTCAGATTGCCGGTGCCGCCGCCAAAGCAGGCACCGCCATGATTCCACCCACATTGCGTCCCGACATGGGTCTTGCTAGAACCAAAGATCCACAGCCAAACTCTTCTCGAAGTCGTCCGCCTCTTCACCGCACTGGCTCCGGTACTACTTCTTGGACTCAGTACGCTACGAGCCCCGATTCCCGTGCAGCCACCCCGGCGGTGTCGCCATCTGCGCATGCTTCAAATTCGTATATCGGCCCTGTCCTTTCCTCTTCCGTCTCCCCGTCGTTGCCATCTAGTCCATCTGCTTCCTTCTCTGATCCTCGCCGTCCACCTGCTGCACAACACCAGGATCTGTCGCGCTGGCACGAATACTTCGCATTGCAAGGGTATGAGCGTCCTCCTCTGTACGCACCTCGCTCGGCGCCTTTGCAAGGTTATGATACCTGGCCCACAGAGATCCCTTTCGAATCGCCGCCAGCCTTGGAGGACGCAGCTGCCATCCCTGATCAAGCGGCCTCACCAAGCAATAGTGTTgcctcgagcgcagcacCCAGTGTAGAAGCAACATCCATGGATCGTATCGCCGCCAGCTCTCATGATGTCCCCGCTCCTTCGTCTGCAACCATCCAGGTTCCAGGTACATCGCCGCCCAAGCCCCCTaccatctcggcatccGGACCATCTGCCTCCCCTGCCAGGAGCATTTTTCACACTCAGCCACCTGTCATTCCCCGAGCCAAGGAGCAGACGGTCCGATTCGATCCACAGTCTCGCATCGGCCATGCACCCCCCAGTAGTACCACCGTTAGCACCTTGTCCAGAATTAGCGCTAACAAGAGCGCTCCATCCAGTCTCCGCAGCTCggttgagctgcaagaCAATCACATCAAAGCCGGTAAGACCAAgtcaagcagcaaagcaggTAACGATGCCAAGACAAAGAAACCCGGTTTCAAGATGCTCATCAACGGCCTTCTAAAAGAACCCACGGCTGATCACAAAGCTCACGCTGATGATGCCGCCCACCCGGACTCGAAAGAGTTCAAGAAGGGCACGTATACGTATCCAATCTGCATCTCGCTGCCGTCCAACCTGCCCCCCACGCTCCAtgccgactttggcttCAATCGCTACGTTCTGCGCACCAGCGTCGTCCGTGCTGGTGCCTTGACGCCTAACCTCATGGCCGAGCGCGAAGTCACCTTGATCCATGCACCTGACGAGGATACGCTTGAAGAGACTGATTCGATCATTGTCGAGCGGTGCTGGGAAGATTTGCTATCGTACATGGTCGTCTTCAGCGGCAAAAGTTTCCCGATCGGTCAACAGATTCCACTTTGGCTCAAGTTTGTACCTCTGGGTAAAGTCAAGATCTACCGTATTCTTGCCACGCTCGAAGAACGTACCGACTACTTTGCCAAGGGAAGACGTGTGGCAAGACACGAGGTCCCGCGCAAGTGGACGTTGATGAAAGTTGCGCATGCTTCGGCCACGGAGCCGATCTTACCTATCCTGTCAGATTCggccgatgcgctcgatAACAGCCCGTTGGCTCCCATGGCGCGTGCCGCTGCTGGAGAGGACCAAGACTCGGATGCGCTGCCTTCTATCTTGGACCCAACCGGCCCCTGGGAGCTGGCAACTGAACTCAGCATCCCCGCTTGTGGCACCACCAGAATCAATCTGAGCACCAATCATTCCAAGTCCAACATCGCCGTCCACCACTTGGTTCGGCTTTCGATCCGCGTTGGTAAATCCGAGGGCGATTGGGAGGTGTGGAACGACAGCGTTGGCACTTCGAGCTCTGCGGCCAAGAATCCTCCTCAACTCTACGATATCATTATCGAAGCACCCATCACACTCACATCGTCGCATACAGCTACTGAGTGGACAGCTCTCCCCAACTACTGGAGCCTACCTGCAGAGCCTGTCGATCAAGACGCGGATCGCAGTGCCGAAGCGGATATGCCACTACGACCTGGATTGCCATCGCCAGTGCTGACAAGCAGGACGGGCATGGTGGGACATGCACCCGCACCACTGCGCTCATCTACAGCAAGCAACGGAAGCCCCGTCAGTACCTCGCCTCCCATGTCGCGCAATCCAACTCAGCTATCACGACGTTGGCTTGCGCTCAGTGCAGACCATATTGAAAGCGACGGTAATAACGCTCGTACTTCCAATGCTCCAGGTGGTGTAGCCTCTGCACCGCCGCCTGCATATCGACCTAACGCAAGAACGGGAGAGACTACGGTTGCATCGACAAGCATGAATCGCTCACCATCTGAGACGGTGCCGCCGAGCGGTGGATCTGGTTCGGCTTCCGCCCCATCGACTGCCAGTGCGTACAATGTTGGTCTGGCCCATTGA